AGAAGGCACTGATGCCCACTTCACGGCCCCGGGCCACAAGGCTGGCATCCTTCATGGCACTGATCATAACGATCTTGGCTTCAGGATCCACAGCACGAATCCGGCGGCTGCATTCAAGGCCATCAGCATCCGGAAGATTCATATCCATGGTAACCACAGCCGGCTTGAATTGCTCATAGAGCTCCACTGCTTCAGCAGCATTTTTGGCTTGCGCGCATACTTCGAAGTTCGTCCTTGCCAGATTCCCTTCAATCATCGCACGGCTGACCTTCGAATCATCGACGATCATTACTTTGACTTTCTCCACAAATGCTCACCTGCTTCTCTACATTCCTTACATTTGCCAACACTTAAAAATAGGAACTCGTTACTGTTACAATTTTCATAACTTAACTTTTCGCTATAGTGTGAGAAAATCCCTGCCTGCCAAAAAAATAATTTTAGATTTCGCTTTTGCCTACGGCATCAAAAGTTTTCACGATGGAAGCTGCCGGTTCCTTATCCATTTTGCTGACCACATAAACGGCCAGCAGCGAGAGCAGGAATCCCGGCACGATTTCATAAAGCCCCAGCCAGTCAATCTGCTTCCAGACGAGCACCGTAATGCCCCCCACGATGATACCGGCCAGCACCCCATTGCGGGTGGTACGGCGCCAGAAGAGAGCACACAGCAGAGCCGGCCCGAAGGCAGCACCAAATCCCGCCCAGGCATAGGCCACCATGTCTAAAATAAAGCTGGAAGGATTCAAACCGATAAAAATCGCCAGTGAGGCGATAATCAAAACCGAAGCCCGGCTGATCCAGATAAGTTCCGTAGTCTCCGCTTCCTTGCGCAAAAGCGTGCGGTAAAAATCCTGAGCAAAGGCAGATGCCGCTACCAGAAGCTGTGCCGAAGCCGTACTCATAATGGCTGCCAGTACAGCCGAGAGAATCAAGCCTGCCACAATCGGCGGGAAAAGTTCATTGGTCATCACCAAAAATACCGTTTCCGACTCCGTGCCCGCCAGTTCATGGGACAGGAACACGCGGCCCACCATACCCACAGCGACTGCCGCAGCCAGAGAGAGCACCACCCAGGTCATGGCAATGCGGGTGGCCTGTTTGATTTCCTTGGAACTGGAAATCGCCATAAAACGCACGAGAATATGCGGCTGGCCGAAGTAGCCAATGCCCCAGGCCAGCAGGGAAATCAGTTCAATCGTGCCCAAGGTCGAACCATCCGGTTTGGTGAAAGGTTCCAGCATGGAATGGCTTACGTTGTCAATGGCATTTACCGTAGCCGTATAACCTCCCATCTCCATAGCCGCCGTAATGGGCACCACCAAGATGGCGAAGAACATCATAACACCCTGAATAAAATCCGTGCGGGACACAGCCAAGAAACCGCCCACCAGCGTATAGAACACCACCGAACCGGCACCGATAAAGATGGCATACTCATAAGGCAAACCGAACACCGTTTCAAAGAGACGGCCGGAAGACACAAACCCCGAGGATGTATATATAGTAAAGAAAATCAAAATAAACACCGCCGGGATGGTGCGCAGCAAGCCGCTGTTATCCTCAAAGCGGTTCTCCAAAAATTGGGGCACCGTCAGGGAATTCTTGGCCAGCTCCGTGTACTTTCTAAGGCGGGCCGCCACAAAATGCCAGTTGGCCCAGGTACCGAGGGCAATGCCCACCGCAATCCATCCGGCATTAAGTCCGGCCAGATACGCAAAGCCCGGCACGCCCATAAGCATCCAACCGCTCATGTCGGAAGCCTCGGCACTCATGGAAGTAACCCAGGCTCCTAATTTACGGTTGCCCAAAAAATAATCGCTCATATTGCGGGTACGGCGGTAATAATAAACACCAATGGCCATCATCAGGCCAATGTAGAGAATAAAGGTATTGATAATCGCTAATTGACTTGTCAAAAAGTTTCCTCCTCCTGCTTTCAGGTTTTCAAGTTTACAATAACAGCTTAAATTATACTTGCTTTTACCCCCATTTGGCAACTTTATTTTTATAGGAGCTATAATATTATCGTTATAGTTGACAAAATGCGTCCGATTTTTTCGCGATTTTTTTCATTTTGCAGGAAAAAACACTTGCATTATCGAAAATCTTCCCGTATAATAGCTAAGGTTTTTCGGAAAACGCTAGGAATAAACGCAGATAGCCTTAGTCTAAGTATATCTTGGTACAGGCTGAATCTGCGCTCTTTTCGTGTGTGTAAAATTAGGAGGAAGTACCTATGAAGAAGTATGATGTTGTGATTGTGGGCGGTGGCCCCGCCGGTATCTTTGCCGCTTATGAACTGGCAGAAAAAAGCCCCGAGCTCAAAGTATTGCTGCTCGAGAGCGGTAAGGATATCTATACCCGTGTCTGCCCCATTTCCGCAGGCAAAGTGAAAGGCTGCATTGGCTGCAAGCCCTGCAGCATCATGCGCGGCTTCGGTGGTGCCGGTGCTTTCTCCGATGGCAAATACAACTTCACCACTCAGTTCGGCGGCTGGCTCAATGAATACCTGTCTGACGAAGAAGTCATGGACCTCATCTATTATGTAGATAAAATCAACATGAAGCACGGCGCTCCGGCTCAGGTATTCAGCACGGAAAACAGCGACATCGGCTACAAGGCCATTCAGCATGATTTGCACCTGTTGGCTGCCAGCGTCCGCCATCTGGGCACGGAAAACAATCTGGAAATGCTCAAGGCTACCTATGAATACCTCAAGGACAAAGTGGAATTCCGCTTTGAATGTCCCGTAGCCCATATCCATTCGGACGGTCAGGGTGAAAACGAAGTGGAACTTACGGACGGCGAAAAAATTGCCGCCGAATACCTGATTGTCGCTCCCGGCCGCGCCGGTGCCGAGTGGTTCTCCACGGAATGTGACACCCTTGGCCTCAAGCAGGAAAACAACCGCGTAGATGTCGGTGTCCGTGTGGAAGTTCCCGATGAAATTTGGAACCCCATCACGAGTCAGGTTTATGAAGCCAAGCTCGTATACCGCACCAAACGTTACGGCGACCAGGTGCGCACCTTCTGCATGAACCCGCACGGTCATGTCGTTATGGAAAACACCGACGGCATCATCACCGTCAACGGCCACTCCTACAGCGACCCGAAACTGCAGAGCAAGAACACCAACTTCGCCCTGCTGGTCAGCAACCGCTTCACGGAGCCCTTCCACTCCCCGCATCAGTACGGCAAGCGCATTGCCTCCTTCTCCAACCTCTTAGGCGGCGGCATTATCGTGCAGCGCTTCGGCGATTTGATGAAGGGACGCCGCTCCAACGCCCATCGCATGAGCAAGAGCTTCACCCGTCCGACCCTGCAGGCAACGCCGGGCGACCTTTCTCTGGTTCTGCCCAAGCGCCATGTGGACAACCTCATTGAAATGATTCAGGCGCTCGACAACATCGCGCCGGGCATGACCAATGACGATACCCTGCTCTACGGTGTAGAAGTAAAATTCTACAGCTCCCGCGTAAAACTCACGAATCAGCTGGAAACGGAACTCAAAAACGTCTTCGCCATTGGCGATGGCGCTGGCGTAACCCGCGGTCTTTCTCAGGCAGGTGCCAGCGGTGTCTATGTAGCCCGCCAGATTATTGAACGCAGCAAGAAATAAATTAGCGACAATATGTAAGACATACGAAAACAGCCCGGTGGCTGATGATGCTTTCCCATCTATCAGCCACCGGGCGTCTTTTATTGCACGTTATTCATCTATCTCGTCTTCCTGTCCGGCCAGGAACGCATTCACTGCCCGATAAATCGCCGAGCTCTGATAGCCCCGCCGAAACAGGGCCGCCATGAGTTTCTGCTTATCCTGGCTGCGCTTATACTTGCTCGTAAGTACCCGAAGCGCTTTTTCGTATTCGCGCTCACCAACCGCTTCCCGATCATCGGGAAT
The Selenomonas ruminantium AC2024 DNA segment above includes these coding regions:
- the putP gene encoding sodium/proline symporter PutP — protein: MTSQLAIINTFILYIGLMMAIGVYYYRRTRNMSDYFLGNRKLGAWVTSMSAEASDMSGWMLMGVPGFAYLAGLNAGWIAVGIALGTWANWHFVAARLRKYTELAKNSLTVPQFLENRFEDNSGLLRTIPAVFILIFFTIYTSSGFVSSGRLFETVFGLPYEYAIFIGAGSVVFYTLVGGFLAVSRTDFIQGVMMFFAILVVPITAAMEMGGYTATVNAIDNVSHSMLEPFTKPDGSTLGTIELISLLAWGIGYFGQPHILVRFMAISSSKEIKQATRIAMTWVVLSLAAAVAVGMVGRVFLSHELAGTESETVFLVMTNELFPPIVAGLILSAVLAAIMSTASAQLLVAASAFAQDFYRTLLRKEAETTELIWISRASVLIIASLAIFIGLNPSSFILDMVAYAWAGFGAAFGPALLCALFWRRTTRNGVLAGIIVGGITVLVWKQIDWLGLYEIVPGFLLSLLAVYVVSKMDKEPAASIVKTFDAVGKSEI
- a CDS encoding NAD(P)/FAD-dependent oxidoreductase; protein product: MKKYDVVIVGGGPAGIFAAYELAEKSPELKVLLLESGKDIYTRVCPISAGKVKGCIGCKPCSIMRGFGGAGAFSDGKYNFTTQFGGWLNEYLSDEEVMDLIYYVDKINMKHGAPAQVFSTENSDIGYKAIQHDLHLLAASVRHLGTENNLEMLKATYEYLKDKVEFRFECPVAHIHSDGQGENEVELTDGEKIAAEYLIVAPGRAGAEWFSTECDTLGLKQENNRVDVGVRVEVPDEIWNPITSQVYEAKLVYRTKRYGDQVRTFCMNPHGHVVMENTDGIITVNGHSYSDPKLQSKNTNFALLVSNRFTEPFHSPHQYGKRIASFSNLLGGGIIVQRFGDLMKGRRSNAHRMSKSFTRPTLQATPGDLSLVLPKRHVDNLIEMIQALDNIAPGMTNDDTLLYGVEVKFYSSRVKLTNQLETELKNVFAIGDGAGVTRGLSQAGASGVYVARQIIERSKK